GACAGTGAACTGGACGCTGAAGATTTAAAAGAAGCTGTTACTAAGTTTAAAGCATTATATAAAGAAGAAAAAGGAACTGAATTCCCTCAGGATCCTAAGGAACAGTTAATCGAGGCTGTTACCGCAGTATTCCGTTCCTGGGATAATCCTCGTGCTATCTACTATAGAAGAATGAATGATATCCCCGGTGATTGGGGTACAGCTGTTAACGTTCAGGCCATGGTATTTGGTAACCTTGGTGAAACATCCGGTACCGGTGTTGCATTTACCCGTAATCCTTCTACCGGTGAGGCTAAAATTTATGGTGAGTATCTGATTAATGCACAGGGTGAGGACGTTGTTGCCGGTATCAGAACACCTAATCCTATCAGCCAATTAGAAGAGGATATGCCTGAAGTATATCAAGAGTTTATGAGAATAGCTCATCTTCTTGAAGACCACTACAAAGATATGCAGGATATGGAGTTTACCATTGAGGATAAAAAACTCTACTTCTTACAGACCCGTAGCGGTAAGAGAACTGCTCATGCTGCATTACAGATAGCTTGTGATTTAGTTGACGAAGGAAAGATTACAAAAGAAGAAGCTATCCAAAGAATAGATGCTAAATCTTTAGATCAATTATTACATCCAGGATTTGATGAGGCTGCCTTAAAAGAGGCTAAAGTAATAGGTAGTGCCCTTCCTGCATCTCCCGGTGCGGCAGCAGGTAGAGTATACTTTACAGCTCAGGATGCAAAAGAACATAGTGATAAGGGCGAAAGAGTTATTCTTGTTCGTCTTGAGACTTCACCGGAAGATATTGAAGGTATGCATGCATCACAGGGTATCCTTACCGTTCGTGGTGGAATGACATCCCATGCAGCTGTTGTAGCCCGTGGTATGGGAACAGCTTGTGTATCCGGTTGTGGTGACATAGTTATTAATGAAGAAGGTAAATACTTTACCTTAGGTGGACATACAATTAAAGAAGGAGATTATATCTCCCTTGACGGTTCTACAGGTAATATCTATCTTGGAGATATTCCTACAGTAGAAGCTGAAATCAGCGGTAATTTCGAAAGAATTATGAAATGGGCTGATGAAATAAGAACATTAAAAGTAAGAACCAATGCTGATAGCCCTGCAGATGCAGCTAATGCTATTAAGTTCGGAGCTGAGGGTATTGGACTTTGCCGTACAGAGCATATGTTCTTTGAGGCTGACAGAATTCCTAAGATCAGAAAGATGATCCTTAGTAAGACTGTAGAAGCTAGAGAAGCAGCTTTAAATGAACTGATCCCTTATCAGAAAGGTGACTTTAAGGCTCTTTATGAGGTTATGGAAGGAAGACCGGTTACTATCCGTTTCTTAGATCCTCCTCTACATGAGTTTGTTCCTACAGAAGAGGCTGATATCGCAGCATTAGCTAAAGATATGGGTCTGTCTGTTGAGGAAGTTAAGGCAACTTGCGAATCCTTACATGAGTTCAACCCTATGATGGGTCATAGAGGATGTCGTCTTGCAGTTACTTATCCTGAAATTGCAAGAATGCAGACAAGAGCTGTTATGGAAGCTGCTATCGAAGTTAAGAATGAAAAAGGCTACGACATTGTACCTGAAATAATGATACCTTTAGTAGGTGAAAAGAGAGAGCTTCAATATGTTAAAGAAGTTGTAGTAGAAACTGCAGAAGCAGTTAAGAAGGAAATGGGCTCCGATATCCAGTACCATGTAGGAACCATGATTGAGATTCCTCGTGCTGCACTTCTTGCAGATGAAATTGCAGAGGAAGCTGACTTCTTCTCCTTCGGAACTAATGACCTGACACAGATGACCTTTGGTTTCTCCCGTGATGATGCAGGTAAGTTCTTAGAAGAATACTACAAGACCAAGATTTACGAGTCTGATCCATTTGCTAGACTTGACCAAAATGGTGTAGGACAATTAGTGCAGATGGCTGCCGAAAAGGGCCGTTCTACTAAGCCTAACTTAAAGCTTGGTATCTGTGGTGAGCATGGTGGAGATCCTTCTACGATCGAGTTTTGCCATAAGGTTGGTCTAGATTATGTATCTTGTTCACCATTTAGAGTACCTATCGCAAGACTTGCAGCAGCTCAGGCAGTACTTAATCAAAAGTAGACCAAGGCAAACTGATTTAAAATAGGATAGTTTTGAGATAATTAAGATATCATTTTATTAAAATAATAGAGTAGGATTCTTGTAGAATCCTACTCTATTATTGTTTTTAATGGAATTAAATGTTTACAGATAATAATTGTAAATAGATAGGAGTAAATCTGATACCCTATTTTATCTTTATAAATTTATAATTCTTGAGCAATTTTTAAAAAGGTTTTCATCATGGCTTACCATGATAATTGTTTTTCCTTCACTATGAAATTTCTCCAGTAGCTTTATTATAATCAATGCATTCTTTCTATCTAAGCTACCAGTTGGCTCATCAGCTAAAATTATATCTGATTCTTGCAAAATCAATCTTGCAACTGATACCCTTTGTTGTTCGCCACCTGATAGTTGATAAATTTTTTTGTTGATTACATCTTTTAGACCGACCTTCTCTAAAGCTTGCTGTATAAGAATCATTTTTTCTTTTTTAGAAGATTTTTTTAATACTATTTTTAAATTATCATATACTGATAAATCATCTATTAATGCAAAGTTTTGAAATAAATATCCGATCCTATTTCTCAATAATTTCTGTACTTTTTTAGTGTCATTACTACTAATACATTTTTCTTCAAAAAATATATTACCTTCGCAATCTTCTAATAAACCAATAATATTTAGTAAAGTAGATTTTCCTTTTCCACTTTCACCTTTAATACCAATAAATTCACCCTTTTCAACTTCTAAATTGAAATTACTTAAAACAACTTGTTTTCCATATTTTTTACTAATATTATTAAGTCTTATTAAACTCATTACTTATCAACTCCTATACTACTCACCTTTGAGTGCTAAAATTACTTTATGTTTCATGTAACTAGAGATCATATAATGATAAATAAAATATTCTAAAATTACTAATACTAAAAATATAATGTTTACATATAAGGCAGCAGTAATAGTAATAAGAAAATTTAAAACTAAGAAATTGGTTAAGGTTTTTATAGGAAGTTTTCCTATTAATTTATGTACTGAAAATTCTTTCTTTTTTAACTCCAAATAGATAATACATATAGAAATTATGCACAAAATATATGAAACAAAGTTTATTATAAATTTAAAAAGGGATTCACAAATATCTAATTGCTTATTGGCTTTAAAAATATTATAGCTCATACTCATTGGCTCAATTGCAAAACTTCCTTTGTCTATATTAAGTTTTTCTAATTCACTTTGTAATATTTTTGCGCCATTTTCATTATAAAGAACTTCGCCGTTATTTAAATATAATATTTTTTGTGTTTCATATAAACAAAATACCGAATCATATACATAGCATCCAGCAACTAAGATATCATCTACTACTTGTCCATCTTTTATATAAATTATTTGATCAATTTCTTCAGCTCCATAATTATTCATAATATCGGAAATGCTATTTTTAAAATGTTCGGGGACTAGATAGACATTAGAATTTCCACTTATGTCTTCTGGTTTAAGGATTTTTCCATGTTCATTACATATTTTTACGAAATTCAACATATTAATAGACATTTCTGTATATATGCAATTATCAACATCTCGTAATTTTTTATCTTTTTTAAATTTCTTTAATTTATTAATATTAAGTAGATTATCAGGTGAAGCATAATTATAAATATCATCATCGTTTATTTGACTAATCACCTTCTCTACTTTATCCCATACAGTTTGTTCTGGTGTTGAGGACGTCCTTATACTATAGAAATTATAATTTAACAATTTACTAACGGACTCATTGGTAGCATTATAGTTAGCGATATTTTGAATAGTATTGCTTATTGAAGCTACAAATAAAAAGGTTACCATAATTTTGAAAATTAACAATGAACCAAATAATATACGATTATTCTTTTTGTTTTTTATTGCACTTACTCTATCTATATGCATAATTAGAAAGGTTCCGACTATTGTAGATAATATAAATATAGCAAGTAAAAACAAATCTACCATAATAACTATCTTAACAAACTCATCTATTTTACTTAAATCAGAATATATTACATATATTCCAAAAGGAATAAGTAAAATTAAGCTCCAACTATATAATTGTAGCATCATGGTCACTAATAATTTAAATGATATTTTTCTATTATTCCAACCACATAATTTTAATATGCCTATTTCTTTTAATCGTGAGACATAATAAGTGGATATACACAAAATTAACAAAATTGTAAGTGAAGAAAAGAATGCCAAATTTAATGATGAAAAAAGCATACCCAATTCCAAACGTACTGGCTTATCTACATCAATTGTGACAGTATAACCAAGTTTTTCAATTAAAGAATTTACTTTGTTAATTTTTTCGTATTGTTCTTCTTGAATTGTAAAATATTTAATTTCTCTTTGGTCATTTTGACTTAAAACCGAGTATATTACCTTTTCATTAGGAAATACACTGTTTTTTTTCCCTAACTTCATATTGATATCAGGATTAATCAAAACAACATCTATTTCTACATGACCAAAACTAATTTCTTTATATTCCCTTAACTGAATTGTGACATCTGCTTTTTTTGCAATATTATCCAATTTTTGATTTGAGATATATTTGTCTAATGAAAAATCATATATTGGAGAATTGCTATCGTAATGCATTTTATCAACAACCAAAAGAAAAAAGAATATAGAAAAAAGTGATACTAATAAACCAATTCCTTTAAAAATTTTTTTCATTTAAATTAACCTCTTTAAGAATAGTTTTGTTATGTATAATTGCAGACAGTTTATATATGAAACTGTCTGCAATTAAATTATATAAATACTTATATTTTTATATGTGCTTCGTTTAATTAGCTGCTAAACATATGAAGTCTTTATATCCAGTTCTTTCGGGAACAAATGGATTACTATGAGTAGAGGCCATTGTAACCTTTACTTCTCCCTTTTTACCGACACCATTTGTTATTCCGGTTTTCTCCTTTTTAACCTTTTTGTCATTTTTTACCCATACTGTTACTTTAAACCTTATACCATCTACGTAATTGTCTCGAAGTATTGAAAATAAATCTCCATCTGTATTTTCTCCACCATACCAAGTAGCTCCACCACCATTTAAAGATTCAGTTGCTGCGAATACTGAAGCTGAAAAAATTAGAATTGCTATAAATTTTGAAATGTGTATAAAATGCGCGCATATATACTATAAGCTGGACTTATATTTTCCAACATGTGTAATATATTACTACTAAAAAACATATTTGTCAAATAAAGGCACTGTATTTTTTTGTTTTTTTCCATATAAATCTATTAGTTTTTATTTATGGTATCAAGTAGGGTATTTTTTACTGTGTAGACCTTGTTGAAGATGGGATAAGTTTTGTTTATAATAAATAAATCAGATAAGAAATATTGTGGATTAAATGTAATAATGGTAAAAAAGGAGTAAGCCATGAGGAATGATTTAATAGAAATATTTGAGAAAATATTCGGAACAGAGGGAGAGTATAGAGCCTACTTTGCCCCGGGTAGGGTAAATTTAATAGGAGAACATATTGATTACAATGGGGGACATGTATTTCCCTGTGCATTAACCATAGGAACCTACGGGGTGGCAAGAAAGAGAAAGGATAAAATTCTTCGTTTTTATTCCATGAACTTTAAAGAGAAGGGAATAATTGAATCCTCTATTGATAATTTAGTATATAAAAAGGAAGATGATTGGACAAATTATCCTAAGGGGGTAATCTGGGCTTTACAAAAGAAGGGTTATAAGATAGATAAGGGTATGGATATTTTGATATACGGAAATATCCCCAATGCCTCAGGGCTTTCCTCTTCGGCTTCATTGGAAGTGCTTACGGGATTTATACTGATGAAATTATTTAATTTGGATATTAGCTTTACAGATTTGGCATTATACAGCCAATATGCCGAGAATAAATTTGTCGGTGTAAATTGTGGTATAATGGATCAGTTTGCTATTGCTATGGGAAAGAAGGACCATGGGATTTTTCTTAACACATCTAATCTTTCCTATGAATATGCCCCCCTAATATTAGCTGATGCAAAAATTGTAATCATGAATACCAATAAAAGACGTGGTCTTGGTGATTCAAAATATAACCAAAGAAGAAGGGAATGTGAGCAGGCACTTTCCGATCTTCAGAAGGTGGTACCGGTTAAGGAGCTTGGGGACTTAACAGAAGAAGAATTTGAAGATTATAAATCAGCCATAAAAAATCCAATTCATGTAAAACGTGCAAAACATGCTGTATATGAAAATCAAAGAACAATTAAGGCAGTAAAGGCACTTAAAAATAAAGACATTGCTTTATTTGGACAACTTATGAATGACTCACACTTATCCTTGCAGCAGGATTACGAAGTTACCGGCATAGAGTTAGATACTATAGTGGAAGCTGCTTTAAGGCAGGAAGGGGTAATCGGTGCTCGTATGACCGGAGCAGGCTTTGGTGGATGTGGGGTTAGTATTGTTAAGGAAGCTGCAATCGAAAACTTTATTAAAAATGTAGGTAAGGAATATAAAGAAAAAATCGGCTATGATGCCTCCTTTTATGTGGTTGAAACCGGCAATGGTCCGGAAGTGCTAGTTGCGGATATGGTAATTTACGGTTGACCCTTGTATGATTTTTGATTATAATGGATAAATCAGTAAAAGAATTTTGTAGATTTTAGTATTTGTAGATTTAAGTAAGGGTTAATAGTACCTATCCCAGTTTGAAATTATGTTAGGAGGGGAAAAGTTGAAAGCAGGAAAATGTAGAAAAATAATTAAATTAATTACCGTAACCACTAGCTTAGTAACTTTTATCAGTGCCGTTTTTAACTTTATACCAAGATCATATTTAAAATATAAATATGAAATTAATGCCGACAGGATTAAAGATGGTGCAGATGGGCCAACATCTGTCTATATAAGTGCAAAACCAAATTCGAATTTTATTCCCTTTATATGTGCTATCTTATCATTACTAGGGATTATTTATTTGACTTCTTCAAAGAGTAAATACAAGCAAAACAAAGTGAAAATTTAATTTTATCGGAGGAAATTAATAGTGTTTAAGACTGAAAAATCTAGACTAGTTATTTTAATACTTACTATAATAACATTACTTATAACAGTTATTGGTATTATATTTGAATACCTTTTTCCTAAGTTTATAGAATATAAATACCAAATAAAAACTGAGAATCCTGCTTCAATAGGAATTATAGGTGGTGCCGATGGACCTACATCTATCTTTATAAGTGGAACTAAGTCCGGGAATGTGCTTACCATAATATGCGGATTAGTATCAGCTGCAGGTATTATCTATTTGCTTTTTACCAAGAAAAAAAGAATACAAAAATAGAAGTAGTTATATAAGCAGTCCTTATGGGCTGCTTTTTATAATAATTGATATAATTATGGAGTAAAAAATTTAAAAAGAGTAAAAAATACATTTACTTTACTAATAAAATCTGCCATGATTTATTGGAGCATAAAAGAACATAAACAGATAAATACAATTGAGTTTACAATGGTTTCATAGTAGAATGATTGTTGTCTGTATGGGATATATATAATTATAAGAGAGGTAAGACCATTGGAACTAGGGACAAAGAAGATATCAAAACTATTATGGCAGCTAAGTATACCGGCTATTCTTGGCATGCTTAGCAGTGCTATCTTTAATATTGTAGATAGAATTTTTGTGGCTAAAATCAATTCTAATGCACTGACAGCCGTTGGTATAACTATGCCGGTACAGATTATACAGATGGCCTTTATTTTATTAATTGGCATAGGCACATCAGCTTTAATTTCTATAAAGCTGGGAGAGGGCAAGAAAGATGAAGCAGAAGATATACTTTTCATTGCTTTAAAGTATATTGTGATCTTTTTACTTGTCTTTGCCATCTTGTTTATGGTATTTTTGAATCCTATTTTATCTTTGTTTTCAATTTCCGAAGATGTCATGCCATATGCCAAAGATTATATAGTTATTATTATTTTAGGCTCTGTAATTGGAATTCCGGGATATTGCCTAAACAATTCCCTAAGGTCAATCGGAAAATCAAAAGTTTCAATGAAAATAATTATTGTAACTTCTGTTATGAATATTATATTGGATCCGATTTTTATTTTTCTATTTAAGATGGGAATTGCAGGGGCAGCCATAGCCACAGTAATTTCACAGACAACTTTAACTGTCTATGTTATATATGCTTTTATAAAAAGAGAAGATTTTGCCATAAACCTAAAATTTAGAAGGGTAAAGGACGAATGGATTTTATTAAAAGAAAGCCTTAGGATGGGCCTGCCTTCCTTCTATGTGCAGATATTAGCTGCAGCAGTTAATTTGTTTCTAAATAACAGTTTGCTAAAATACGGTACAGATCTTGATGTGGCTGCCCTAACCATTATGTCAAGTATATTTAGCTTTTATCATATGGTTGTAGTAGGCTTAGTTCAAGGTAATAATGCAATATGCGGTTATAATTGGGGAGCAAAGCTTTATGGAAGAGTTTTAAAATCCTTAAAATTGGCATTGTTTTTCTCCTTTTTATTATCATTATTCCTATTCTTATTAGTTGTACTATTTCCTCAATTATTGGTAACTATATTTACTGATGATCAAATGCTGATTAGACAAACTGCATCAGGTATTAGGTATTATTTATTTATGTTGCCTATTATGGGGCCACAGGCTGTAAGCTCACAATATTTTCAAGTGGTGGGTAAATCTAAGCTTAGTAGTTTTTTGGCCTTTTTTAGATATGGCATCATCATTATTCCTTCAATTATAATCCTAGCTCCCAAAATAGGAGTAAAAGGAATATATATCAGCAATGCCATTTCTGACGGCATCGCCGGTTTGATTGCTGTCATATATATTATGGCGGAAATTGTTAGATTAAAAAGAATGGAGGCTGCTTGATTTAATATTTGACAAATATCTTCTATATCGGGAACTGTACCTGAAAGATATCAAGATATAGAAGGTTGCAGATTTTATGGACGGTGCCCCTATGGTGTCCCCGCTTGCAAAGATATACAGGTTTATTCTGAGATTAAACCGGGACATTTAGTTAGATGCCACCGAGCCGGAAAGGGGGAACTTCTTACTTGAGTGAAATTTATAAAAGAAAGCCTCTGCTTATTGTGGAAGGTTTAAAGAAATATTATCCGCAAAGAGGTTCGGTAATAGGAAAAAACAGACCTGTAATCCATGCGGTAGACGGAGTTGATTTGGAAATATATGAGGGAGAAACCCTTGGAATTGTAGGTGAATCCGGATGTGGCAAGTCCACTATTGGACGCCAGATTGTAGCCCTGGAGAGACCCACTTCAGGGCGTATTATTTATCAGGGACAGGTTATATCTGATATGGCATCCTCCAATCTTCGTAAAATCAGAACAGGTCTGCAGATGGTCTTTCAAGATACTACATCTTCCTTAAATCCAAGGAAGCAGGTTTATGATATATTGGCAGCCCCTATGCTTTATCATGGGATTGTGACAAGGGATAGGTTAGATGAGGAAATTAATAAGCTTTTAGAACTGGTAGGTTTATCAAAGAATATGAAATATAGATATCCCCATGAGTTTTCCGGGGGACAAAGACAAAGAATAGGAATTGCCAAGGCTCTGTCTGTAAAACCAAGACTTATAGTATGTGACGAACCGGTCAGTGCCTTGGATGTATCGGTTCAGGCACAAATATTAAATCTTTTAAAACAGCTGCAGGAAGAGTTGAAATTAACTTATGTATTTATCGCCCATGGCCTTGGAGCTGTTCGTTATGTAAGCAATCGTATTGCTATAATGTATTTGGGTAAAATCGTTGAAATAGCTGAAACAAAGGAATTATTTGATAATCCCGTACATCCTTATACAAAGGCCTTATTTGATGCCTCACCCTTGCCTGATCCTAGTCTTAGAAAAAGAGAGAGGATTGTTTTAAAAGGAGAAATTCCTTCAGCCATACAACCCCCTAAAGGCTGTAGATTCCACACCAGATGTCCCTATGCCATAGAATCCTGTAAAGTTAATGATCCGGATTTACTGGCTATAAGATTCGGAAGTAACCATAAGGCGGCATGTCCGGTAATGCAGGCAGGAGGGGAACGATAATGTTTAGATATATACTTAAAAGAATTTTGATTGCCATACCTGTTCTTATTGGCATTACAATTCTTGATTTTGCAATTATGAACCTGGCTGGAAGTCCCTTAGAAATGATGTTAGGGCCTAAGACTACGGAGGCTGCATTGGAGGCAAAAGCTATCCAGCTGGGGCTTGATAAACCCATATATGTTCAATATTTTGTTTGGCTTAAAAATGTATTACAGGGGAACTTAGGTTATTCCATAAAAAGCTATCAACCGGTCAGTAAGTTAATAGGTGATCATTTGGGTCCAACCCTTTTACTAATGGGAACTTCCTTATTACTGGGCTTGGCAATTGCCATCCCTCTTGGGATTTATAGTGCGGTTCATAGATATAAGAAAAGAGATTATGCTTTAGTGACTATGTCCTTTTTTGGTACCAGTGTGCCAAGTTTTTTTCTTTCTTTAATATTTATTTACTTATTCACAGTAAAAATGGGTTGGCTTCCTTCTAGTGGTATGAAAACTGCAGGAGGAGACGGAGGAATTCTTGATATATTAAGGCATATGGTTATGCCTGTTTTAGTTTTAGCCATATCTATTACCGGTTCAAATATCCGTTATGTCAGAAGTGCTGTTTTGGAAATCTTACAGAAGGAATATGTTCGTACTGCAAAATCTAAAGGAATCGGACGGTTTCTAGTTATCAATAAGCATGCCCTAAGAAATGCCTTAATACCTATTGTAACTGTGATTGGTATGCAGATACCTACGCTTTTTGGTGGAGCTGTTATTATTGAACAGATTTTTAGTTGGCCGGGTCTTGGTCTTATTACTATGAATGCAATCTTAAACAGGGACTACCCTGTTATTATGGGAGTGGCTCTTTTAACTGCTGTGGTGGTACTTGCAGCTAATCTTATTACAGATATAATATATGCATTAGTAGACCCTACTATTAAATATTAAAAAAGATATAAATTAAATGGTCAACAAAGGAAAAATTGCAACACAGAAATGGAGTTTACTATGAAGCAGAAATCTGATATATCAGAGAATAAACATGGCAGCCTAAAGATGATTGTGAAACGTTTTAGGAAACATAAGCTGGCAGTGGCAAGCCTTTATTTTCTTGGATTTATGACAATACTTGCCCTACTTGCCCCCTTAATTGCCCCATATGATCCAAATCAGGTAAGTACATCATTTTCCATGCCTCCCTCTCCGAAACATTGGCTTGGTACGGATCAAATCGGCAGGGATATGTTTAGCAGGCTTTTATATGCAAGCAGAATATCTTTGTTTGTGGGCTTTTCTGTAACGGTTATATCTACATTAATCGGTGTTATCCTGGGGCTTGTTGCCGGATATTTTGGTGGCTGGGTTGATATTCTTATAATGCGTATAACTGATATTATTATGTCATTTCCTTATATGCTTTTGGTATTGGTGGCAGCGGCCATATTTGAGCCGGGTTTGTGGAATATTATTCTTATTTTGGGATTTGTAGATTGGCCCGGTGCAGCCAGATTAGTTCGGGGCAATGTACTGTCACTGAGGGAAACTACTTTTGTTAAAGGAAATATTGTAGCCGGAATGCCAAATGGTTATATTCTGTTTTCTGAGATTTTGCCTAATACGGTAGGCCCTATCTTGGTATATGCCACATCCGTATTTGCCTATTCCATATTAGATGAGGCTGCTTTAAGTTTTCTGGGAATGGGTGTACAGTCTCCTACGGCAAGTTTGGGAAATATTTTGAACGGAGCCGAGTCCATAACTATACTTACCAGTAAGTTTTGGCTATGGGTGCCGGCAGGTGTTGTGATAATATTATTGGTGGTAAGTATTAATTTTATTGGTGATGCCTTGCGGGATGCCATTGACCCTTCGGCTAAGGAATAAAGATAATGTAATTTTAAGGTTAAATTTTCAGATAATGGATAGAATAATATATAAAGGGGTTGCCTTACAAAGTGGGATTAAAACCGCTGTTAGGTAACCCTTTATTAATTTAGCTTGGTTCATTGCCATTAAATTACAAAATATCTTGTGGAAATATACGAAGAATATAAGAACTATCTTTAGGTATTCCTACAAAATTAACGAAAATAAGAAAAACAACTGACAAAATGTTCAAACTTCTGTTAATATATATATAGGAGAAGATAAACCTGCATATGTTAGGAGGGAAAAGATGTTTGAAATAGGCGATTATATTATTTACGGTAACCATGGTGTATGTAGGGTGGAGGATATAGGTGGCCTTAATATACCCGGTGTTGACCAAAGTAAGAAATGCTACACACTTCAACCGGTGTTTTCCAAATCAAGTACTTTATATACCCCTGTAGATAATGACAAGGTAGTAATGAGAAGAGTAATAAGCAATGAAGAAGCCTTGGAATTGATTGAGCAAATTCCTGATATCTCATTAATTGGGGTAGAAAATGATAAACAAAGAGAAGAGGCCTATAAGGAAGCTTTAAGACACCACGATTGCAAGGATTGGATTAAAATAATTAAGACCCTGTATGTAAGGAAACAGGAACGTTTATCTCAAGGAAAAAAACTTACATTTACTGATGAAAAATATTTGAATATTGCCAAGGATTGCTTGTTTGGTGAACTATCCATTGCTATGGATATGAACAGAGAAGAAGTTGAAGACTTGATTTCTGAACGTTTAGAAGAAGTTAATCTGGTATAAATCAAAGGTTATATCCTTAAGGGGTATAACCTTTGACTTATATTCTTTATAAATATATTTTATTTGTTCTATGGTACAAAATTTGTTAATATTAAGTAAGAGTTTTTTAATGACAAATGATAAGAGAGGTATTTTTGTATCTTATAAGCTAAAGGAGAATAACGACTTATGAATAATAATAAAAAGCCATCGTCAGATATGATTGATTATACCGGTAAAAAGCTAGTAGCACTGACCTTTGATGATGGTCCTAATCTAGATATAACACCTTTGGTTTTAGATAAGCTAGAAGAGTATGGAGTTGTAGCTACTTTCTTTGTGATAGGTAAAGATGTCAGCGAAGATACAAAGCCGGTACTGGAAAGACAATTAGAGCTGGGATGTGAGATTGCTAATCACTCCTGGAGCCATAGCTATATGGATAAGATGACAGTTGATGAAATTAAAGAGGAAATTCAAAAAGCCGATAATATAATAAAGCAGATGGTAAATGTAGCACCAAAGTTTTTTAGACCCCCATATATAGCCGTCAGTGAGACTATGTATGAAGCTATTGATTTACCCTTTGTCAATGGTATAAATGGTTTGGATTGGGAAGCTGGGGTAAGTGCCAAAGAAAGAGCAGAAAAAATTCTTACTGAGGTAAAGGATGGAGATATTATACTTCTTCATGACTTTAGCGGTAATCAAAATACAGTTGATGCATTGGATGATATTATTGAAGGTCTTTTAGATGA
This genomic interval from Herbinix luporum contains the following:
- a CDS encoding ABC transporter permease, translated to MKQKSDISENKHGSLKMIVKRFRKHKLAVASLYFLGFMTILALLAPLIAPYDPNQVSTSFSMPPSPKHWLGTDQIGRDMFSRLLYASRISLFVGFSVTVISTLIGVILGLVAGYFGGWVDILIMRITDIIMSFPYMLLVLVAAAIFEPGLWNIILILGFVDWPGAARLVRGNVLSLRETTFVKGNIVAGMPNGYILFSEILPNTVGPILVYATSVFAYSILDEAALSFLGMGVQSPTASLGNILNGAESITILTSKFWLWVPAGVVIILLVVSINFIGDALRDAIDPSAKE
- a CDS encoding ABC transporter ATP-binding protein is translated as MSEIYKRKPLLIVEGLKKYYPQRGSVIGKNRPVIHAVDGVDLEIYEGETLGIVGESGCGKSTIGRQIVALERPTSGRIIYQGQVISDMASSNLRKIRTGLQMVFQDTTSSLNPRKQVYDILAAPMLYHGIVTRDRLDEEINKLLELVGLSKNMKYRYPHEFSGGQRQRIGIAKALSVKPRLIVCDEPVSALDVSVQAQILNLLKQLQEELKLTYVFIAHGLGAVRYVSNRIAIMYLGKIVEIAETKELFDNPVHPYTKALFDASPLPDPSLRKRERIVLKGEIPSAIQPPKGCRFHTRCPYAIESCKVNDPDLLAIRFGSNHKAACPVMQAGGER
- a CDS encoding polysaccharide deacetylase family protein — encoded protein: MNNNKKPSSDMIDYTGKKLVALTFDDGPNLDITPLVLDKLEEYGVVATFFVIGKDVSEDTKPVLERQLELGCEIANHSWSHSYMDKMTVDEIKEEIQKADNIIKQMVNVAPKFFRPPYIAVSETMYEAIDLPFVNGINGLDWEAGVSAKERAEKILTEVKDGDIILLHDFSGNQNTVDALDDIIEGLLDDGYALVTVSKLFELKGVDPNVKNKLWTNTNQ
- a CDS encoding CarD family transcriptional regulator yields the protein MFEIGDYIIYGNHGVCRVEDIGGLNIPGVDQSKKCYTLQPVFSKSSTLYTPVDNDKVVMRRVISNEEALELIEQIPDISLIGVENDKQREEAYKEALRHHDCKDWIKIIKTLYVRKQERLSQGKKLTFTDEKYLNIAKDCLFGELSIAMDMNREEVEDLISERLEEVNLV
- a CDS encoding ABC transporter permease, producing the protein MFRYILKRILIAIPVLIGITILDFAIMNLAGSPLEMMLGPKTTEAALEAKAIQLGLDKPIYVQYFVWLKNVLQGNLGYSIKSYQPVSKLIGDHLGPTLLLMGTSLLLGLAIAIPLGIYSAVHRYKKRDYALVTMSFFGTSVPSFFLSLIFIYLFTVKMGWLPSSGMKTAGGDGGILDILRHMVMPVLVLAISITGSNIRYVRSAVLEILQKEYVRTAKSKGIGRFLVINKHALRNALIPIVTVIGMQIPTLFGGAVIIEQIFSWPGLGLITMNAILNRDYPVIMGVALLTAVVVLAANLITDIIYALVDPTIKY